A region of Arabidopsis thaliana chromosome 5, partial sequence DNA encodes the following proteins:
- a CDS encoding plant viral-response family protein (DUF716) (Family of unknown function (DUF716); FUNCTIONS IN: molecular_function unknown; INVOLVED IN: biological_process unknown; LOCATED IN: endomembrane system; EXPRESSED IN: 22 plant structures; EXPRESSED DURING: 13 growth stages; CONTAINS InterPro DOMAIN/s: Protein of unknown function DUF716 (InterPro:IPR006904); BEST Arabidopsis thaliana protein match is: unknown protein (TAIR:AT1G32120.1); Has 219 Blast hits to 219 proteins in 18 species: Archae - 0; Bacteria - 0; Metazoa - 0; Fungi - 0; Plants - 219; Viruses - 0; Other Eukaryotes - 0 (source: NCBI BLink).): MGEMMYKLFASASLLTLGLYHLICTFFHLLKSPQSYAAKPFYPFPRLSSVTGNNHHNHNRLQNLPLFILILSLFVAFLHETLISFYSDPLVKGSTPVHRFSSLNSAAVFFLFLIIAIYYLLSDSTSLIPLPSDLLFALASVGFFLHYSAASSSAAIQTSDLQAHCDSLSARISALCSLLCLLLACRSRLFIADAALAAAICLQGLWQLQTGLSLYVDGFIPEGCHRLLDVQSGVEGSTQCDIQDSKLRAVSILDLMFTVHVVLVVILIFVTYTMVVMAAGVRRTGSYEALPTNNADSNHIQMKSLTGTQA; this comes from the coding sequence ATGGGAGAGATGATGTACAAGCTCTTCGCTTCAGCGTCACTACTAACCCTAGGATTGTATCATCTCATCTGCACTTTCTTCCATCTCCTTAAATCTCCCCAATCCTACGCCGCGAAACCCTTTTACCCTTTTCCACGTCTCTCCTCCGTCACCGGAAACAACCACCACAATCACAACCGCCTCCAAAATCTACCACTGTTCATCCTCATACTCTCTCTATTCGTCGCTTTCCTTcacgaaaccctaatctccTTCTACTCCGATCCTCTCGTCAAAGGAAGTACTCCTGTTCACCGATTCTCATCTCTCAATTCCGCCGCcgtgttcttcctcttcctcatcatcgCCATTTACTATCTCCTCTCCGATTCAACCTCGTTAATCCCTCTCCCTTCCGATCTCCTCTTCGCACTCGCCTCCGTTGGTTTCTTCCTCCATTACTCCGCCGCGTCTTCATCAGCTGCAATTCAAACATCTGATCTTCAAGCTCATTGTGATTCCCTCTCTGCTCGTATCTCCGCGTTATGCTCTCTCCTCTGTTTGCTTCTCGCTTGCCGTTCAAGACTCTTTATTGCTGACGCTGCTCTCGCTGCTGCCATTTGTCTTCAAGGTCTCTGGCAGCTTCAGACTGGACTCTCTCTCTACGTTGATGGGTTTATTCCTGAGGGATGTCATCGTCTTCTTGATGTTCAAAGCGGTGTTGAAGGATCAACCCAATGTGATATTCAGGACTCTAAGCTAAGAGCTGTTTCTATATTGGATCTAATGTTCACTGTACACGTCGTGCTTGTGGTTATCCTCATCTTTGTGACTTACACGATGGTGGTGATGGCGGCCGGAGTGAGAAGAACTGGTTCTTATGAAGCTTTGCCGACTAACAATGCTGATTCTAATCACATTCAGATGAAGTCGTTGACAGGCACTCAGGCTTGA
- a CDS encoding Bifunctional inhibitor/lipid-transfer protein/seed storage 2S albumin superfamily protein (Bifunctional inhibitor/lipid-transfer protein/seed storage 2S albumin superfamily protein; CONTAINS InterPro DOMAIN/s: Bifunctional inhibitor/plant lipid transfer protein/seed storage (InterPro:IPR016140), Plant lipid transfer protein/seed storage/trypsin-alpha amylase inhibitor (InterPro:IPR003612); BEST Arabidopsis thaliana protein match is: Bifunctional inhibitor/lipid-transfer protein/seed storage 2S albumin superfamily protein (TAIR:AT3G22600.1); Has 1807 Blast hits to 1807 proteins in 277 species: Archae - 0; Bacteria - 0; Metazoa - 736; Fungi - 347; Plants - 385; Viruses - 0; Other Eukaryotes - 339 (source: NCBI BLink).), protein MMMGMKFFSFYVVLLLVAASSGMRINGQSVSCLNQLAPCLNYLNGTKEVPQVCCNPLKSVIRNNPECLCRMISNRWSSQAERAGIDVNDAQMLPARCGEHVNPIACLTRSRGGSTNSDRSSSIGNTFSQSYWMTTLAIAATVLSYCHHIIS, encoded by the exons ATGATGATGGGGAtgaagtttttctctttttacgTTGTACTTCTTCTAGTTGCAGCTAGCTCGGGGATGCGGATAAATGGGCAGAGCGTTTCGTGTCTAAACCAACTTGCTCCATGCCTAAATTACCTGAATGGGACCAAGGAAGTACCTCAAGTTTGTTGTAATCCTCTCAAATCAGTGATAAGGAACAATCCAGAGTGCTTGTGCCGTATGATTAGTAACCGTTGGAGTTCTCAAGCCGAGCGAGCTGGCATCGATGTCAATGATGCTCAAATGTTGCCTGCTCGATGTGGAGAACATGTCAATCCCATTGCTTGCTTGACTC GTTCTAGAGGAGGATCTACAAACTCAGACCGAAGTTCCTCCATTGGCAACACCTTTTCTCAGTCCTATTGGATGACAACATTAGCTATTGCAGCCACTGTTTTGTCATATTGCCATCACATAATTAGCTGA
- the LEP gene encoding Integrase-type DNA-binding superfamily protein (LEAFY PETIOLE (LEP); CONTAINS InterPro DOMAIN/s: DNA-binding, integrase-type (InterPro:IPR016177), Pathogenesis-related transcriptional factor/ERF, DNA-binding (InterPro:IPR001471); BEST Arabidopsis thaliana protein match is: Integrase-type DNA-binding superfamily protein (TAIR:AT1G28160.1); Has 1807 Blast hits to 1807 proteins in 277 species: Archae - 0; Bacteria - 0; Metazoa - 736; Fungi - 347; Plants - 385; Viruses - 0; Other Eukaryotes - 339 (source: NCBI BLink).) — MNTTSSKSKKKQDDQVGTRFLGVRRRPWGRYAAEIRDPTTKERHWLGTFDTAEEAALAYDRAARSMRGTRARTNFVYSDMPPSSSVTSIVSPDDPPPPPPPPAPPSNDPVDYMMMFNQYSSTDSPMLQPHCDQVDSYMFGGSQSSNSYCYSNDSSNELPPLPSDLSNSCYSQPQWTWTGDDYSSEYVHSPMFSRMPPVSDSFPQGFNYFGS; from the coding sequence ATGAACACAACATCATcaaagagcaagaagaagcaagacgATCAGGTTGGTACAAGGTTTCTTGGGGTGAGAAGAAGGCCTTGGGGAAGATACGCAGCTGAGATTAGAGACCCAACTACGAAGGAGCGTCACTGGCTTGGCACTTTCGATACGGCGGAAGAAGCTGCCTTGGCCTACGATAGAGCTGCTCGGTCCATGCGTGGCACACGTGCCAGAACCAACTTTGTTTACTCAGACATGCCTCCTTCCTCATCCGTCACCTCCATTGTTTCTCCTGAcgatcctcctcctcctccacctcctcctgCTCCTCCTAGCAATGATCCTGTCGATTACATGATGATGTTTAACCAATACTCATCCACTGACTCGCCAATGCTTCAGCCTCATTGTGATCAAGTGGACAGTTACATGTTTGGTGGCTCTCAATCTTCGAATTCTTATTGCTATTCTAATGACAGTAGTAATGAGCTGCCTCCTCTCCCGAGCGACTTGTCGAATTCGTGTTATAGCCAACCACAGTGGACCTGGACCGGTGACGACTACTCGTCTGAGTACGTACATAGTCCAATGTTCAGCAGAATGCCTCCGGTTTCTGACTCTTTCCCTCAAGGTTTCAACTACTTTGGCTCCTAA
- a CDS encoding GRF zinc finger / Zinc knuckle protein (GRF zinc finger / Zinc knuckle protein; FUNCTIONS IN: zinc ion binding, nucleic acid binding; INVOLVED IN: biological_process unknown; LOCATED IN: cellular_component unknown; CONTAINS InterPro DOMAIN/s: Zinc finger, CCHC-type (InterPro:IPR001878), Zinc finger, GRF-type (InterPro:IPR010666); BEST Arabidopsis thaliana protein match is: GRF zinc finger / Zinc knuckle protein (TAIR:AT1G54930.1); Has 1807 Blast hits to 1807 proteins in 277 species: Archae - 0; Bacteria - 0; Metazoa - 736; Fungi - 347; Plants - 385; Viruses - 0; Other Eukaryotes - 339 (source: NCBI BLink).): protein MLNGTMQTGDCFRCRQAGHWINDCPLKSYTDDPPPAIQCPCGGGFCEIKVANTRENPGRKFYKCPTAQNCCFFKWCDKVTDEDIKFRPAFTIPICSCGAGPCRRVKDVSGRAYLICCIKKGFGACGFFKWEDVEMIPSCDVMDEIDFWVEADQILSDVESSLQARGGVIPEIANQMASEKECQASVSGIEDDCVVECQDSVSAEDDSTLENLDSISMSVSDVHSTALNQGISLFDPVTSEPEEPWKKTQNGDQPTNSALSKLSVDEAMSDLIRDTVSSGSVVIHGRTNHEQPEIDGAEWSFPCLQNLIDQYNSEKLQLESISGKHVQMLSEFMASYRRLRLLHEKTSHLRKTLLETEKEMVCCEAETLKFGASCREVAGEMAESQKRMQETADKLGKEVEVFKQNEFVGLKRRRT, encoded by the exons ATGCTTAACGGCACAATGCAGACCGGAGATTGCTTCCGATGCCGTCAGGCTGGCCACTGGATCAACGATTGTCCTCTCAAATCCTACACCGATGATCCTCCACCGGCGATCCAATGCCCATGCGGCGGAGGTTTCTGTGAAATCAAGGTCGCGAATACTCGAGAAAATCCCGGAAGGAAGTTCTACAAGTGTCCAACG GCTCAGAATTGCTGTTTCTTCAAATGGTGTGACAAAGTAACCGACGAAGATATCAAATTCCGTCCTGCCTTCACCATCCCGATTTGTTCCTGCGGTGCTGGACCTTGCCGGAGAGTTAAAGACGTTTCCGGTAGAGCTTACCTGATATGCTGCATCAAAAAG GGATTTGGAGCTTGTGGATTCTTCAAGTGGGAAGATGTTGAGATGATTCCTAGTTGTGATGTTATGGATGAGATTGATTTTTGGGTTGAAGCTGATCAAATTTTGAGTGATGTTGAGAGTAGCTTACAGGCTCGTGGTGGTGTTATACCGGAAATTGCAAACCAAATGGCATCAGAGAAAGAATGTCAAGCTTCTGTTAGTGGTATAGAGGATGATTGTGTAGTAGAATGTCAAGATTCTGTTAGTGCAGAGGATGATTCTACATTAGAAAATTTGGATTCCATTTCAATGTCTGTTTCTGATGTACACTCTACTGCTCTGAACCAAG GTATCTCTCTGTTTGATCCGGTTACGAGCGAACCTGAAGAGCCATGGAAAAAGACTCAGAATGGTGATCAGCCAACAAATAGTGCTCTTTCTAAGTTGAGTGTGGATGAAGCGATGAGTGATTTGATCAGAGATACGGTCTCTAGTGGTTCTGTTGTGATACATGGAAGGACAAACCATGAGCAACCTGAAATTGATGGAGCTGAGTGGTCATTCCCTTGCTTGCAGAACCTAATTGATCAGTACAACTCAGAGAAGCTTCAATTGGAGAGTATTTCAGGGAAACATGTACAAATGTTGAGTGAATTTATGGCTTCGTACAGGCGACTAAGGTTACTTCATGAGAAAACTAGTCATCTCAGGAAAACTTTACTTGAAACAGAGAAGGAGATGGTTTGTTGTGAAGCTGAGACATTAAAATTTGGAGCAAGTTGCAGGGAAGTGGCTGGAGAAATGGCTGAGTCTCAGAAGAGGATGCAGGAAACTGCAGATAAACTAGGAAAAGAAGTAGAAGTGTTTAAGCAAAATGAGTTTGTTGGtctaaagagaagaagaacctga
- a CDS encoding GRF zinc finger / Zinc knuckle protein, with translation MLNGTMQTGDCFRCRQAGHWINDCPLKSYTDDPPPAIQCPCGGGFCEIKVANTRENPGRKFYKCPTAQNCCFFKWCDKVTDEDIKFRPAFTIPICSCGAGPCRRVKDVSGRAYLICCIKKGFGACGFFKWEDVEMIPSCDVMDEIDFWVEADQILSDVESSLQARGGVIPEIANQMASEKECQASVSGIEDDCVVECQDSVSAEDDSTLENLDSISMSVSDVHSTALNQGTSLMDNFDSIKVLCLEYTFLFFELLCYLLGISLFDPVTSEPEEPWKKTQNGDQPTNSALSKLSVDEAMSDLIRDTVSSGSVVIHGRTNHEQPEIDGAEWSFPCLQNLIDQYNSEKLQLESISGKHVQMLSEFMASYRRLRLLHEKTSHLRKTLLETEKEMVCCEAETLKFGASCREVAGEMAESQKRMQETADKLGKEVEVFKQNEFVGLKRRRT, from the exons ATGCTTAACGGCACAATGCAGACCGGAGATTGCTTCCGATGCCGTCAGGCTGGCCACTGGATCAACGATTGTCCTCTCAAATCCTACACCGATGATCCTCCACCGGCGATCCAATGCCCATGCGGCGGAGGTTTCTGTGAAATCAAGGTCGCGAATACTCGAGAAAATCCCGGAAGGAAGTTCTACAAGTGTCCAACG GCTCAGAATTGCTGTTTCTTCAAATGGTGTGACAAAGTAACCGACGAAGATATCAAATTCCGTCCTGCCTTCACCATCCCGATTTGTTCCTGCGGTGCTGGACCTTGCCGGAGAGTTAAAGACGTTTCCGGTAGAGCTTACCTGATATGCTGCATCAAAAAG GGATTTGGAGCTTGTGGATTCTTCAAGTGGGAAGATGTTGAGATGATTCCTAGTTGTGATGTTATGGATGAGATTGATTTTTGGGTTGAAGCTGATCAAATTTTGAGTGATGTTGAGAGTAGCTTACAGGCTCGTGGTGGTGTTATACCGGAAATTGCAAACCAAATGGCATCAGAGAAAGAATGTCAAGCTTCTGTTAGTGGTATAGAGGATGATTGTGTAGTAGAATGTCAAGATTCTGTTAGTGCAGAGGATGATTCTACATTAGAAAATTTGGATTCCATTTCAATGTCTGTTTCTGATGTACACTCTACTGCTCTGAACCAAGGTACTTCACTTATGGACAATTTTGATTCTATTAAAGTATTATGCTTGGAATacacttttttgttctttgaacTCTTATGCTATTTACTAGGTATCTCTCTGTTTGATCCGGTTACGAGCGAACCTGAAGAGCCATGGAAAAAGACTCAGAATGGTGATCAGCCAACAAATAGTGCTCTTTCTAAGTTGAGTGTGGATGAAGCGATGAGTGATTTGATCAGAGATACGGTCTCTAGTGGTTCTGTTGTGATACATGGAAGGACAAACCATGAGCAACCTGAAATTGATGGAGCTGAGTGGTCATTCCCTTGCTTGCAGAACCTAATTGATCAGTACAACTCAGAGAAGCTTCAATTGGAGAGTATTTCAGGGAAACATGTACAAATGTTGAGTGAATTTATGGCTTCGTACAGGCGACTAAGGTTACTTCATGAGAAAACTAGTCATCTCAGGAAAACTTTACTTGAAACAGAGAAGGAGATGGTTTGTTGTGAAGCTGAGACATTAAAATTTGGAGCAAGTTGCAGGGAAGTGGCTGGAGAAATGGCTGAGTCTCAGAAGAGGATGCAGGAAACTGCAGATAAACTAGGAAAAGAAGTAGAAGTGTTTAAGCAAAATGAGTTTGTTGGtctaaagagaagaagaacctga
- the TT4 gene encoding Chalcone and stilbene synthase family protein (TRANSPARENT TESTA 4 (TT4); FUNCTIONS IN: naringenin-chalcone synthase activity; INVOLVED IN: in 11 processes; LOCATED IN: plant-type vacuole membrane, endoplasmic reticulum, nucleus; EXPRESSED IN: 22 plant structures; EXPRESSED DURING: 14 growth stages; CONTAINS InterPro DOMAIN/s: Chalcone/stilbene synthase, N-terminal (InterPro:IPR001099), Thiolase-like (InterPro:IPR016039), Polyketide synthase, type III (InterPro:IPR011141), Chalcone/stilbene synthase, active site (InterPro:IPR018088), Chalcone/stilbene synthase, C-terminal (InterPro:IPR012328), Thiolase-like, subgroup (InterPro:IPR016038); BEST Arabidopsis thaliana protein match is: Chalcone and stilbene synthase family protein (TAIR:AT4G34850.1); Has 1807 Blast hits to 1807 proteins in 277 species: Archae - 0; Bacteria - 0; Metazoa - 736; Fungi - 347; Plants - 385; Viruses - 0; Other Eukaryotes - 339 (source: NCBI BLink).), whose translation MVMAGASSLDEIRQAQRADGPAGILAIGTANPENHVLQAEYPDYYFRITNSEHMTDLKEKFKRMCDKSTIRKRHMHLTEEFLKENPHMCAYMAPSLDTRQDIVVVEVPKLGKEAAVKAIKEWGQPKSKITHVVFCTTSGVDMPGADYQLTKLLGLRPSVKRLMMYQQGCFAGGTVLRIAKDLAENNRGARVLVVCSEITAVTFRGPSDTHLDSLVGQALFSDGAAALIVGSDPDTSVGEKPIFEMVSAAQTILPDSDGAIDGHLREVGLTFHLLKDVPGLISKNIVKSLDEAFKPLGISDWNSLFWIAHPGGPAILDQVEIKLGLKEEKMRATRHVLSEYGNMSSACVLFILDEMRRKSAKDGVATTGEGLEWGVLFGFGPGLTVETVVLHSVPL comes from the exons ATGGTGATGGCTGGTGCTTCTTCTTTGGATGAGATCAGACAGGCTCAGAGAGCTGATGGACCTGCAGGCATCTTGGCTATTGGCACTGCTAACCCTGAGAACCATGTGCTTCAGGCGGAGTATCCTGACTACTACTTCCGCATCACCAACAGTGAACACATGACCGACCTCAAGGAGAAGTTCAAGCGCATGT GCGACAAGTCGACAATTCGGAAACGTCACATGCATCTGACGGAGGAATTCCTCAAGGAAAACCCACACATGTGTGCTTACATGGCTCCTTCTCTGGACACCAGACAGGACATCGTGGTGGTCGAAGTCCCTAAGCTAGGCAAAGAAGCGGCAGTGAAGGCCATCAAGGAGTGGGGCCAGCCCAAGTCAAAGATCACTCATGTCGTCTTCTGCACTACCTCCGGCGTCGACATGCCTGGTGCTGACTACCAGCTCACCAAGCTTCTTGGTCTCCGTCCTTCCGTCAAGCGTCTCATGATGTACCAGCAAGGTTGCTTCGCCGGCGGTACTGTCCTCCGTATCGCTAAGGATCTCGCCGAGAACAATCGTGGAGCACGTGTCCTCGTTGTCTGCTCTGAGATCACAGCCGTTACCTTCCGTGGTCCCTCTGACACCCACCTTGACTCCCTCGTCGGTCAGGCTCTTTTCAGTGATGGCGCCGCCGCACTCATTGTGGGGTCGGACCCTGACACATCTGTCGGAGAGAAACCCATCTTTGAGATGGTGTCTGCCGCTCAGACCATCCTTCCAGACTCTGATGGTGCCATAGACGGACATTTGAGGGAAGTTGGTCTCACCTTCCATCTCCTCAAGGATGTTCCCGGCCTCATCTCCAAGAACATTGTGAAGAGTCTAGACGAAGCGTTTAAACCTTTGGGGATAAGTGACTGGAACTCCCTCTTCTGGATAGCCCACCCTGGAGGTCCAGCGATCCTAGACCAGGTGGAGATAAAGCTAGGActaaaggaagagaagatgagGGCGACACGTCACGTGTTGAGCGAGTATGGAAACATGTCGAGCGCGTGCGTTCTCTTCATACTAGACGAGATGAGGAGGAAGTCAGCTAAGGATGGTGTGGCCACGACAGGAGAAGGGTTGGAGTGGGGTGTCTTGTTTGGTTTCGGACCAGGTCTCACTGTTGAGACAGTCGTCTTGCACAGCGTTCCTCTCTAA